A genomic region of Nymphaea colorata isolate Beijing-Zhang1983 chromosome 2, ASM883128v2, whole genome shotgun sequence contains the following coding sequences:
- the LOC116246991 gene encoding pentatricopeptide repeat-containing protein At2g34400, giving the protein MGVVVQFNVRHADSNDHAPFNRPASGMFPGRAARKPATASLLRLPFSSLPSTRGLESPSLSLLKECTTIRQFKEIHAHSLRRHLQNGPSLLSKLASLRLPSYAFALLFQLPLPDDFSWNVVIRSLARACRFVDAIGVFRRMKSSGHSPSNFSFPPVFASYGSMAALLPGSAAHADALKLGWATDTFTQHALITMYGRCGRVYYARQVFDEMPLRDVVSWNAIIAALAQNDRAREAVEVFGRMRQAGFVPDEPTLVSVLSACAELGDVALGSSLECYTANRGLLSGSNFIGSALVGMYGKCGRINDARRIFDAMSKRDAVAWNSMIAGYSQNGRSTEAIESFLAMREAGIEPDKVTLAAVLPACAAANALDLGMLVDSYAADKGLKENVFVATALVDMYAKCGMLDHARRLFDAMPERNVVSWNTMISALAMHGRGKESIDLFHLMHEVGMRPNEITFVGVLSACVHIGFVEEGRQFFDSMQRKYGIAPGIEHCTCMVDLLARAGMLVEAFEFVETMPVKPDAVVWGALLGASRNQKDAEMGERIMQRLLELEPENSGNYVMLSSMYVNAKRWEDAGRIRGMMREQGVVKTPGCSWVEIDDLIHEFRSGDVSHVRWRDIHALLQKLTEEMKVEGYRPMEDLVYCTPVRTMMKVREKNVCLEYAT; this is encoded by the coding sequence ATGGGTGTTGTGGTCCAGTTCAATGTCCGACACGCCGACTCCAACGACCATGCCCCATTCAACCGTCCTGCCAGCGGCATGTTCCCTGGTCGCGCCGCCCGTAAACCGGCCACCGCCTCCCTTCTCCGTCTCCCCTTCTCCTCGCTGCCTTCTACCCGCGGCCTCGAGTCACCGTCCCTTTCCCTCCTTAAGGAGTGCACCACCATCCGCCAATTCAAGGAGATCCATGCCCACTCCCTCCGCCGCCACCTTCAGAACGGCCCCTCCCTCCTCTCCAAGCTCGCCTCCCTCCGACTCCCCTCCTATGCCTTTGCCCTTCTTTTCCAACTTCCCCTCCCCGACGATTTCTCCTGGAATGTCGTCATCCGCTCCCTCGCGCGCGCCTGCCGCTTCGTCGATGCAATCGGCGTGTTCCGTCGGATGAAGTCCTCCGGCCATTCCCCCAGCAACTTCTCGTTCCCGCCAGTCTTCGCCTCCTATGGCTCCATGGCTGCTTTATTACCTGGCAGCGCCGCCCACGCCGACGCCCTTAAGCTCGGGTGGGCGACCGACACATTCACCCAGCACGCGCTTATTACCATGTATGGCCGTTGCGGCCGCGTGTACTACGCCCGACAAGTGTTCGACGAAATGCCTCTGAGAGACGTTGTGTCTTGGAATGCCATTATCGCCGCGCTTGCACAAAACGATCGTGCGAGGGAGGCTGTAGAGGTGTTTGGACGGATGCGTCAGGCAGGGTTTGTGCCAGACGAGCCGACGCTTGTTAGCGTCCTCTCTGCCTGCGCAGAGCTTGGCGATGTGGCATTGGGATCGTCGTTGGAATGCTACACAGCAAATCGTGGGCTTTTGAGCGGCTCAAACTTTATCGGCTCCGCCCTCGTCGGAATGTATGGCAAATGCGGGCGAATTAATGACGCACGCCGAATATTCGATGCAATGTCCAAGCGAGACGCGGTCGCCTGGAACTCGATGATCGCGGGATACTCACAGAATGGACGGTCGACTGAGGCAATTGAATCTTTTCTGGCAATGCGTGAAGCTGGGATCGAGCCTGATAAGGTCACGCTGGCAGCCGTATTGCCGGCTTGTGCGGCTGCTAACGCTCTCGATCTCGGCATGTTGGTTGATTCTTACGCTGCGGACAAGGGGTTGAAGGAGAATGTTTTTGTTGCAACCGCACTAGTGGATATGTATGCGAAATGTGGTATGCTAGACCATGCTCGCAGGCTGTTCGATGCAATGCCTGAAAGAAACGTGGTCTCATGGAACACCATGATCTCCGCTCTTGCCATGCATGGACGTGGGAAGGAATCGATTGATTTGTTTCATCTCATGCATGAGGTTGGAATGCGCCCAAATGAGATCACTTTTGTGGGTGTTCTCTCGGCATGTGTTCACATCGGTTTTGTTGAAGAGGGTCGACAGTTCTTTGATTCAATGCAGAGGAAGTACGGGATTGCACCAGGCATAGAGCATTGCACATGCATGGTTGACCTTCTTGCACGAGCAGGTATGTTGGTGGAGGCCTTTGAGTTTGTAGAGACCATGCCAGTAAAGCCTGATGCTGTTGTCTGGGGAGCACTGTTAGGTGCTTCGAGGAACCAGAAGGATGCGGAGATGGGTGAACGGATCATGCAACGATTGCTCGAATTAGAGCCAGAAAATTCAGGCAATTATGTTATGCTGTCAAGCATGTATGTGAATGCAAAGAGGTGGGAAGATGCGGGGAGGATTCGGGGAATGATGCGGGAGCAAGGTGTTGTAAAAACGCCTGGTTGCAGCTGGGTTGAGATTGATGATCTTATACATGAATTTCGTTCGGGCGACGTCTCCCATGTAAGATGGCGTGATATCCATGCCCTGCTACAGAAGTtgacagaggagatgaaggTCGAGGGCTACAGGCCAATGGAGGACCTTGTCTACTGCACGCCGGTAAGAACCATGATGAAAGTGCGTGAGAAAAATGTTTGCTTAGAATATGCCACCTGA